Proteins found in one Actinomycetota bacterium genomic segment:
- a CDS encoding glycosyltransferase has product MKPVKKDTAFIATVYNESSSITDFLDSLTGQELLPGQIIIVDGGSKDGTYQMLQDYFSHYQQTEVILMQKPAGISEGRNTAIAAARAPIICVSDAGCILNPNWLKNLTEEAGPDLVVGGYSAAWADSFLERCLAAAVVVLPEQVKEEKFMPSSRNVCFYRSAWEKVGGYPQYMDYGEDMKFNFNLIKAGYHIKFVPQAVVQWKMRASLPSIFRQFFRYAKGDAIGRMYKMRHMIRIISLFLFIAVLVLAFSLSGWILLMLAPLLAFYAWPAWRRIGAVFEGRSVIEKAAASIFMLFLLPYIDLAKLAGYIYGWCSPKQL; this is encoded by the coding sequence ATGAAACCGGTAAAAAAAGATACTGCTTTTATTGCTACCGTATACAATGAATCTAGTTCCATAACGGACTTTTTAGACAGCCTTACCGGGCAAGAATTGCTGCCGGGCCAGATAATTATAGTAGACGGCGGCTCCAAAGATGGGACTTACCAAATGCTGCAGGATTATTTTAGCCATTACCAGCAGACAGAAGTAATACTGATGCAGAAACCAGCCGGTATATCGGAGGGCAGGAATACAGCTATTGCCGCTGCCCGGGCCCCTATTATCTGCGTTAGTGATGCTGGCTGCATACTTAATCCTAATTGGCTAAAAAACTTAACGGAGGAGGCGGGACCGGATTTGGTAGTGGGCGGATACAGCGCAGCCTGGGCAGATTCTTTTTTGGAAAGGTGCCTGGCGGCAGCGGTAGTGGTATTGCCTGAACAGGTAAAAGAGGAAAAATTCATGCCTTCTTCCCGCAATGTTTGTTTTTACCGGTCAGCCTGGGAGAAAGTGGGAGGATACCCTCAATATATGGATTATGGCGAAGACATGAAATTTAATTTCAATTTAATAAAGGCGGGATACCATATAAAATTTGTGCCTCAAGCAGTGGTTCAATGGAAGATGAGAGCCAGCCTGCCCTCTATATTCAGGCAGTTTTTCCGCTATGCCAAGGGAGATGCCATAGGCAGGATGTATAAAATGAGGCATATGATCAGGATAATATCATTGTTTTTATTTATAGCGGTTTTAGTCCTTGCTTTCAGCCTAAGCGGGTGGATTTTACTGATGCTGGCCCCCTTGCTGGCATTTTATGCCTGGCCCGCCTGGAGAAGGATAGGAGCTGTTTTTGAAGGCAGATCCGTAATTGAAAAGGCAGCAGCTTCCATATTTATGCTTTTTTTACTTCCCTACATAGATTTGGCCAAACTGGCCGGTTATATTTACGGCTGGTGCAGCCCCAAGCAACTATAA
- a CDS encoding EamA family transporter, producing MGGEKEKLSLAKSVTLILISVAIAVGGQILLKIGMNRIGALDFNGLGSLVRLFLAVIKSPIVIIGLFLYVISAALWLIVLSAVDLSFAYPFIGLTYVFVLVLSKFILKEDVNPLRWAGAAIITVGVIVISRG from the coding sequence ATGGGTGGGGAGAAGGAAAAATTGAGCTTGGCTAAATCCGTAACCCTTATTCTTATAAGTGTAGCTATTGCAGTAGGGGGACAGATACTGCTTAAGATTGGCATGAATCGTATCGGGGCCTTGGATTTTAACGGGCTGGGCAGCCTGGTCAGGCTTTTTTTAGCAGTAATTAAAAGCCCTATAGTTATAATAGGCCTGTTCTTATACGTAATATCTGCAGCCTTATGGCTGATAGTGCTGTCTGCAGTAGATTTAAGTTTTGCTTATCCTTTCATAGGATTGACCTATGTTTTTGTACTGGTATTATCCAAATTTATTCTAAAAGAGGATGTAAATCCTCTTCGATGGGCAGGAGCGGCAATAATCACAGTAGGGGTTATTGTTATCTCCAGAGGCTGA
- a CDS encoding glycosyltransferase family 2 protein: protein MDLSIITVNYNGLPFIRECIESTGNLDAGLSWEMIVVDNDSQDGSLAYLEDIAGQSTSLKLIKSGSNQGFASASNLGAGLARGKYLLFLNPDARFSQRGIYKLIEFYCLKGNTEKIGAVGPRMVNTDGTLQYNARSFPNLGRQFLESSFLYRIRRIPWLSSYFLLWWDHASVREVDWLSGACLFIAKDTFGEAGGFDPSYFMYSEDTDLCLQLARKGYHNYYYPFWEVIHADSGIASRNRSLRMSQIWESRTIYFKKNFNWCYSKAASILFGWGILNRTILAFVLGQIPKAREWGRVFINYFG, encoded by the coding sequence ATGGATCTGAGCATAATAACCGTAAATTATAATGGGCTGCCTTTCATAAGGGAGTGCATAGAAAGCACCGGCAACCTGGATGCCGGGCTCAGCTGGGAGATGATAGTGGTGGATAATGACTCCCAGGATGGGAGCCTGGCTTACCTGGAAGATATAGCCGGCCAGAGCACCAGCCTTAAGCTGATAAAGTCAGGCAGCAACCAGGGATTTGCCTCTGCCTCCAATCTGGGAGCTGGCCTGGCCAGGGGCAAATACCTTCTTTTTTTAAATCCTGATGCCCGGTTCAGCCAGAGGGGTATCTATAAGCTGATAGAGTTTTATTGCCTGAAGGGCAATACAGAAAAGATAGGGGCTGTGGGGCCCCGCATGGTTAATACAGACGGTACCCTGCAGTACAATGCCCGCAGCTTCCCCAATCTGGGGAGGCAGTTTCTAGAAAGCAGTTTCCTGTACCGTATACGCCGCATACCTTGGCTTAGTTCCTATTTTCTGCTCTGGTGGGACCATGCCAGTGTACGGGAAGTGGACTGGCTTTCCGGAGCCTGCCTGTTTATAGCCAAAGATACTTTCGGGGAAGCAGGGGGCTTTGACCCCAGCTATTTTATGTACAGCGAAGATACCGATTTATGCCTGCAGCTGGCTAGAAAAGGCTACCATAACTATTATTATCCCTTTTGGGAAGTGATCCATGCAGACAGCGGCATAGCTTCCAGAAACCGGTCATTGAGGATGTCCCAAATTTGGGAATCCAGAACCATCTATTTTAAAAAAAATTTCAATTGGTGCTACAGCAAGGCAGCCAGCATACTGTTTGGATGGGGAATACTTAACCGCACTATTTTAGCTTTTGTTTTGGGCCAAATACCTAAAGCCCGGGAATGGGGCCGGGTATTTATCAATTATTTTGGGTGA
- a CDS encoding glycosyltransferase family 2 protein, whose amino-acid sequence MEPKSLIVVISYNSESFIEKCLNSVVSQDYHSWFLLVVDNNSTDLSLSRIREFRNSVPGISPKNFKLLKMNENYGFAGAIRKACWGYMQKRLKDYRYIIFLNPDLYLDTSALDQLIRALEGDRRIGVAGGLILDYEQDTIQHLGGLVSSNYLTTHIGSGKSYSQLKDKYKQEKENVLDTVRDVRYVTGAMLATRTELFTGLGGFDTGYRPAYFEELDYCLKCARLGYRVAVNPLAMARHAEAVTLKKYSSSFYHLYHKNRIRCAVLNAKLPYREFWAAERKWVREQSTADQKRALRSAYAKNFLLLLFNLAVRIKNHFILNRLKLK is encoded by the coding sequence ATGGAACCAAAAAGCCTGATTGTGGTTATAAGTTACAACAGCGAAAGTTTTATAGAAAAATGCCTGAATTCAGTAGTATCCCAGGATTATCATTCCTGGTTTTTGCTGGTAGTGGACAATAATTCTACCGACTTAAGCTTAAGCAGGATAAGGGAGTTTAGGAATTCTGTCCCCGGGATATCGCCCAAGAATTTCAAATTGCTAAAGATGAATGAAAACTATGGTTTTGCCGGGGCTATCAGGAAAGCCTGCTGGGGTTACATGCAAAAAAGGTTAAAGGATTACCGTTACATAATCTTTTTAAACCCTGACCTGTATTTGGATACCAGCGCCTTGGACCAACTTATAAGAGCCCTGGAGGGTGACCGCAGGATAGGGGTGGCGGGAGGACTGATACTGGACTATGAGCAGGATACCATACAGCATTTGGGAGGGCTGGTATCCTCCAATTATCTAACCACACATATAGGGTCAGGTAAAAGCTACAGCCAGCTTAAGGATAAATACAAACAGGAAAAGGAAAATGTGCTGGATACAGTAAGGGATGTAAGATATGTAACGGGGGCCATGCTGGCTACCAGGACAGAACTGTTTACTGGTCTAGGGGGCTTTGATACCGGGTACAGGCCAGCTTATTTTGAGGAGCTGGACTATTGCTTGAAATGCGCCAGGCTGGGATACAGGGTGGCGGTAAACCCTTTGGCCATGGCCAGGCATGCTGAAGCGGTGACCTTGAAAAAATACAGCAGCAGTTTTTACCACCTTTACCATAAGAACAGGATAAGGTGCGCTGTGCTTAATGCCAAACTGCCTTACCGTGAATTTTGGGCTGCTGAAAGAAAATGGGTAAGGGAGCAGTCTACTGCAGACCAGAAAAGGGCTTTGCGGTCTGCCTATGCCAAGAATTTTTTACTGCTGCTTTTCAACCTGGCAGTTAGAATAAAAAACCATTTTATATTAAACAGATTGAAGTTAAAATAA
- a CDS encoding glycosyltransferase family 4 protein yields the protein MENNIIRLLIISHDVIGSQMAGPGIRFYEFARVLSPFCEVTLATPNRVDLKADGFKVRQYNTQDYRSLKALTDNADIILIQGHIIYYFPYLKNFKGKIIVDLYNPFNLESLEMFADRDIGERIRIDKSNLNILKLQLVIGDFFICASEKQRDYWVGMLNAMGRINTYNYDDDSTLRKIIDVVPFGIPSQPPQHSQEMKLKQVIPNLREDDKIALWGGGIWNWLDPITAIKAIWEITRHRQDVKLLFLGTRHPDPKLPQMNKCLEAIRLAKELDLYDKFVFFNQWAPYELRQDFLLESDLGLSIHQKRIETEYSFRTRVIDYIWARLPVITTEGDSIAKLVKRFNLGEVVRYQDAQQLARVMESMLTNNSLKEIYKKNMNKIAPSFSWENVAKPLVKFCTEPDYAYDKKKIIELIDQQNQKISKVLEDNFGRSNNILAITSEKYEDRHLLENRELGKIYTVQIQEMEQEQEGEEIDLVGKLKSKISSRTKFDGIIINNAFESITAKFFHDLVNILSTKLKTEGLLFISIPETKGLADYFGRSQTQDKAKTTLDDFMAAYILKNADFEIIDQGTWKQVLDPETVQTKEIMDIYGKNELFDLFEIQFSREGFKQLKLLSGFNMLNSEQLAQDKSIKGKLKRYMYSLASLYFENIRKSYNESMKNLNHNLHLQVNQEINELNRKNRERMLLIYFNIFRALQTEISKLGMDALRMREVLEKGTTLPRTDDLLLEESLDSMLLDFKNIDRIMGLTVSNQFYLARKL from the coding sequence ATGGAAAATAATATAATCCGGCTGCTGATAATATCCCATGATGTAATTGGTTCCCAGATGGCGGGACCGGGCATCAGATTTTATGAATTTGCCCGGGTGCTGTCGCCATTCTGTGAAGTTACCCTGGCTACCCCTAACCGGGTAGACTTAAAAGCAGATGGTTTTAAGGTGAGGCAGTACAACACCCAGGATTACCGCAGCTTAAAAGCGCTGACCGATAATGCTGATATCATTCTTATCCAGGGCCATATAATCTATTATTTTCCCTACCTTAAAAACTTTAAGGGGAAAATTATAGTAGACCTCTATAATCCCTTTAACTTAGAAAGCCTGGAAATGTTTGCAGACCGGGATATTGGAGAAAGAATAAGAATCGATAAGAGCAACTTAAATATACTCAAGCTTCAGCTGGTAATTGGAGATTTCTTTATCTGCGCCAGTGAAAAACAGAGGGACTACTGGGTAGGCATGCTCAATGCCATGGGCAGGATAAATACCTATAATTACGATGATGACAGTACCTTGAGGAAAATTATTGATGTGGTTCCTTTCGGCATACCGTCCCAGCCGCCCCAGCACAGCCAGGAAATGAAGCTAAAGCAGGTTATACCTAACTTAAGGGAAGATGACAAAATAGCCCTTTGGGGCGGAGGCATCTGGAACTGGCTGGATCCCATAACCGCCATTAAGGCTATATGGGAGATTACCCGCCACCGCCAGGATGTAAAGCTGTTGTTTTTGGGTACCAGGCACCCTGATCCCAAGCTGCCCCAGATGAATAAATGCCTGGAAGCCATAAGATTGGCCAAAGAGCTGGACCTTTATGACAAGTTTGTATTTTTTAACCAGTGGGCACCTTATGAGTTAAGGCAGGATTTTTTACTGGAATCGGATCTAGGGCTTTCCATCCACCAAAAAAGGATAGAAACCGAGTATTCCTTCCGTACCCGGGTAATAGACTATATTTGGGCCAGGCTTCCGGTAATAACTACGGAAGGCGATTCTATTGCCAAATTGGTAAAGAGGTTCAACCTGGGGGAAGTAGTTAGATACCAGGATGCCCAGCAGCTGGCCCGGGTAATGGAGTCCATGCTTACCAATAACAGCTTAAAGGAAATCTACAAAAAGAACATGAACAAGATTGCCCCTTCCTTTTCCTGGGAAAATGTAGCTAAACCTTTGGTTAAGTTCTGCACGGAACCGGATTATGCCTATGACAAGAAGAAGATTATAGAGCTGATCGACCAGCAGAACCAAAAGATAAGCAAGGTGCTTGAGGATAATTTTGGCCGCAGCAATAATATTTTAGCCATCACGTCTGAAAAATATGAAGACAGGCATCTTTTAGAGAACCGGGAGCTGGGCAAAATATATACGGTACAGATCCAGGAAATGGAGCAGGAACAGGAAGGTGAAGAGATAGACCTGGTAGGAAAATTAAAATCCAAGATATCTTCCCGGACCAAGTTTGACGGCATTATTATAAATAATGCCTTTGAGAGCATAACCGCCAAATTTTTTCACGACCTGGTAAACATTTTAAGCACCAAGCTCAAAACGGAAGGCCTGCTGTTTATTTCCATACCGGAAACCAAGGGCCTGGCTGACTATTTTGGCCGGTCCCAAACCCAGGACAAGGCTAAAACCACGTTAGATGATTTCATGGCTGCCTATATTTTAAAAAATGCAGATTTTGAAATAATTGACCAGGGAACCTGGAAGCAGGTACTGGATCCAGAGACAGTCCAAACGAAAGAAATTATGGATATATACGGCAAAAATGAGCTGTTTGACCTGTTTGAAATACAGTTTTCACGGGAAGGCTTTAAACAACTTAAACTGCTATCGGGATTTAATATGCTCAACTCAGAACAGCTGGCCCAGGATAAAAGCATTAAAGGCAAACTTAAAAGGTATATGTACTCTTTAGCCAGCCTGTACTTTGAGAATATTAGGAAAAGTTATAATGAATCCATGAAAAACCTTAACCATAACCTGCATTTGCAGGTAAACCAGGAGATAAATGAGCTTAACCGGAAGAACAGGGAGAGGATGCTTCTTATATATTTTAATATTTTCCGGGCACTGCAGACAGAGATCAGCAAACTGGGAATGGATGCTTTAAGAATGAGGGAAGTGCTGGAAAAAGGTACGACCCTGCCCAGGACAGATGATCTTTTGTTGGAAGAAAGCCTGGACTCCATGCTGCTGGATTTTAAAAATATTGACCGCATTATGGGGCTCACTGTATCCAATCAGTTCTATTTGGCTAGAAAACTGTAG
- a CDS encoding glycosyltransferase family 2 protein, which translates to MEKDADPLLSIITVNYNGKDFLPGLFQSLAHLDYPQSKLQIIMVDNASTDGSVDFVQQNYPWVQIVALDKNTGYAGGNNEGFKHARGSYIALINNDCVVDADWARQMLAIFEESSPDAKIGAVGSKVLFYYPYLPLELVSDSISTKGKSQKGRRLGVKVSGLSLSSQNPWVQASIKYLDGFYTPEGDGRWTNGDGYLAVPVARQDQDMNINVTLSSYLEPNRAKILLGEQILKEIDLGKTEQVITLDIPRDYLQYQKDIINSCGVKVNRSFYARERGFNCFDEGQYSRVEEVFALSGSSFMVNRAMLEDVGWFDPYFFTYYEDIDLFWRARLKGWKHFFVPNSIARHFHCGSGQEWSHSFTYYVLRNRMLAIFKCGWFALWARTWLAFSVSMLYHLFFYGGSLALGRRLNRVDIPIRLKLFFKFFYLFIIFIPKRIKVRSAASVKDKQIKEWIRSF; encoded by the coding sequence TTGGAAAAAGATGCTGACCCATTATTATCCATAATTACGGTTAACTATAATGGCAAGGATTTTTTGCCTGGCCTTTTTCAGTCCCTGGCCCATCTGGATTATCCTCAATCCAAGCTTCAGATAATAATGGTGGACAATGCTTCCACTGATGGCTCCGTTGATTTTGTACAGCAGAACTACCCCTGGGTACAGATTGTTGCCCTGGATAAAAATACAGGCTACGCCGGGGGCAATAATGAAGGTTTCAAGCATGCCCGGGGTTCATATATCGCCCTCATAAATAATGACTGCGTAGTGGATGCCGACTGGGCCCGGCAGATGCTGGCTATATTTGAAGAATCAAGCCCTGATGCCAAAATAGGGGCGGTGGGCTCCAAGGTTCTTTTCTATTATCCTTACCTGCCCCTGGAGCTGGTTTCAGACAGCATTAGCACTAAAGGCAAGTCCCAAAAAGGCAGGAGGCTGGGGGTAAAAGTATCAGGCCTTAGCCTTTCCTCCCAAAATCCCTGGGTACAGGCCAGCATAAAATATTTGGATGGCTTCTATACCCCGGAGGGAGATGGCCGGTGGACCAATGGGGACGGCTACCTGGCTGTACCTGTTGCCCGCCAGGACCAGGACATGAACATCAATGTAACCCTATCTTCCTATCTGGAGCCTAACCGGGCAAAGATACTGTTGGGGGAGCAAATCCTAAAGGAAATAGACCTGGGTAAAACCGAACAGGTAATTACACTGGACATACCCCGGGATTATCTACAGTACCAGAAGGATATCATAAATTCCTGCGGGGTTAAGGTAAACCGTTCTTTTTATGCCCGGGAACGGGGATTTAATTGCTTTGACGAGGGACAATACAGCCGGGTGGAAGAGGTGTTTGCCTTAAGCGGTTCCAGTTTTATGGTAAACCGGGCCATGCTGGAGGACGTAGGGTGGTTTGACCCTTATTTTTTTACCTATTATGAAGATATAGACCTTTTCTGGAGGGCCAGGCTAAAAGGTTGGAAACATTTCTTTGTTCCCAATTCCATAGCCCGCCATTTTCATTGTGGTTCGGGGCAGGAATGGTCCCATAGCTTTACTTATTATGTGTTAAGAAACCGTATGCTGGCTATTTTTAAATGCGGATGGTTTGCCCTGTGGGCCAGGACCTGGCTGGCCTTTAGCGTGTCCATGCTGTATCACCTGTTCTTTTACGGGGGTTCCCTGGCATTAGGCAGGCGGCTTAACCGGGTAGATATACCCATACGGCTAAAACTATTTTTTAAATTTTTCTATTTGTTTATAATCTTTATACCTAAAAGGATAAAAGTAAGGTCGGCTGCATCAGTAAAGGATAAGCAGATCAAGGAATGGATACGGAGTTTTTAG
- a CDS encoding SAF domain-containing protein, which produces MLGINTKLKQLTKQGKSIKVAVAGIGHMGISLLSQLQDVEGIEVAAVANRHVDLIADKLKHLKLGSGKTEVIASKGSSFERIERQANLAAKEGRVVLTDSLDLMTSLNKADIVIDATGSPEAGAVIAMSAIQHKKHMVSLNVEADVTIGPMIKKMADKQGLVYTVGAGDEPGALKELYDFATALGFTVVAAGKGKNNPLDRDATPTTLAEYSKIKGANPRMMTSFVDGTKSMEEMACFSNATGILPDVRGMHGAKANIDELATVFASKKQGGILERIPAVDFAIGDVAPGVFLIYTTENQILKDELKYLLFGDGPNYLLYRPYHLASMEVPLSVALAYFYQQATISPLDGPVSQVITVAKKDLHKGDSIDGIGGYTVYGLIEEYHTARSQDLIPLGMVEGAQLTVDVAKGQPLTSKMVRINESSVLYKLRKMQEQTYG; this is translated from the coding sequence ATGCTGGGCATAAACACTAAATTAAAACAATTAACTAAACAGGGAAAATCCATAAAGGTAGCAGTAGCAGGCATTGGCCATATGGGCATTAGCCTGCTTTCACAACTGCAGGATGTAGAGGGCATAGAGGTAGCAGCTGTAGCTAACCGCCATGTTGACCTTATAGCTGATAAATTAAAACATCTTAAGCTGGGTTCGGGTAAAACGGAAGTAATTGCCAGCAAAGGCTCTTCCTTTGAAAGAATTGAAAGACAAGCTAACCTGGCTGCTAAAGAAGGCCGGGTGGTATTAACTGACAGTCTTGACCTAATGACCAGTTTAAATAAAGCAGACATAGTTATAGATGCCACCGGCAGCCCTGAAGCAGGAGCAGTGATTGCCATGTCCGCTATCCAGCATAAAAAACATATGGTAAGCCTCAATGTGGAAGCGGATGTTACCATAGGGCCCATGATAAAAAAAATGGCCGATAAACAGGGACTGGTTTACACTGTGGGAGCGGGAGACGAACCTGGTGCCCTAAAGGAATTATATGATTTTGCAACAGCATTAGGGTTTACAGTAGTGGCTGCAGGAAAAGGTAAGAACAATCCCTTGGACCGGGATGCCACCCCAACTACTTTAGCCGAATATAGCAAAATCAAGGGAGCCAATCCCCGGATGATGACCTCTTTTGTAGACGGCACTAAATCCATGGAAGAGATGGCCTGTTTTTCCAATGCCACCGGCATACTCCCTGATGTCAGGGGCATGCACGGAGCTAAAGCCAATATTGATGAGCTGGCCACTGTTTTTGCCAGCAAAAAGCAGGGGGGCATACTGGAAAGGATACCGGCTGTAGATTTTGCTATCGGAGATGTGGCCCCCGGGGTTTTTTTGATATATACCACTGAAAATCAAATTTTAAAAGATGAATTAAAGTACCTGCTGTTTGGGGACGGGCCCAATTATCTTCTGTACCGCCCTTATCACCTGGCCAGCATGGAAGTACCTTTATCGGTAGCTTTGGCTTATTTTTACCAGCAGGCTACTATTTCTCCCTTGGATGGCCCCGTATCCCAGGTAATAACTGTAGCTAAAAAAGATCTGCACAAAGGGGACTCAATCGATGGCATAGGGGGTTATACAGTATACGGGCTGATAGAGGAATACCATACTGCCCGCAGCCAGGACCTTATTCCCCTGGGGATGGTAGAAGGGGCCCAGCTTACTGTTGATGTAGCCAAGGGCCAGCCCCTAACCTCTAAAATGGTACGCATAAATGAGAGTAGCGTTCTTTACAAATTGAGGAAAATGCAAGAGCAGACCTATGGATAA
- a CDS encoding glycosyltransferase has translation MVRIGIYDRYLSTAGGGERYSCKAAEILSRQQGYQVDLLTDLHADLNQLSGRLGLDLSQVRLKHFAFISPHYAQNITSDYDLFINATYLSSLPAYGAVNLYLCYFPTPFDVDFGWLHRFLLLFRGPALALFHLAEKWCPSFRQIEILSGLYEPQRFLLGRGSWTSGQASLKFSGPAVVGLKNPSSSPLDQLAAEIKVIAENGMQTIPLALERGQARILDLGRGPLQVEIKSDTFSLPGKDTRELGAVAYQLGTKNPLKKFLLKIIGYIPQFIVSYPRNLDFLDTYQGIISISRYSQKWIEQWWKRRSELLFPPVEVEQFKPGKKQKAILSVGRFFPEHHNKKQLEMVETFKQLCDQHSLEMEGYQLYLAGGLSPKKEHQDYMRAIEASAKGYPVHILPNIGYDQLRQLFAQSTFFWHAAGMGEDEARHPEKFEHFGITTVEAMAAGCVPIVINKGGQREIIRDKIDGYLFDSLDQLKQITLDAVQGRLDLKLVADRARERAQMFSSQNFSQKLLKIVQDYLRHGSEHNNRKL, from the coding sequence ATGGTAAGAATTGGAATTTACGATCGCTACCTTTCCACTGCGGGGGGAGGGGAAAGATACAGCTGCAAGGCAGCGGAGATATTATCCCGGCAGCAGGGCTACCAGGTAGACCTGCTCACTGACTTGCATGCTGATCTTAACCAGCTTTCAGGCCGGCTGGGATTGGATTTGAGCCAGGTAAGGCTAAAGCATTTTGCCTTTATTTCTCCCCATTATGCCCAAAATATTACCAGCGATTATGATTTGTTTATAAATGCCACTTACCTAAGTTCTTTGCCGGCATACGGGGCAGTCAATCTATACCTGTGCTATTTCCCTACTCCCTTTGATGTGGATTTTGGATGGCTTCACCGGTTTCTGCTGTTGTTCAGGGGCCCTGCCCTGGCCTTGTTCCACCTGGCTGAAAAATGGTGTCCCAGCTTCAGGCAGATAGAGATACTGTCCGGCCTGTATGAACCCCAGCGGTTTTTGCTGGGCAGGGGAAGCTGGACCAGCGGCCAGGCCAGCTTGAAGTTTAGCGGTCCTGCTGTAGTGGGATTAAAGAACCCTTCGTCTAGCCCTTTGGACCAGCTTGCTGCTGAAATCAAGGTAATAGCAGAAAACGGTATGCAAACAATCCCTTTAGCCTTAGAGCGGGGGCAGGCCAGGATTTTGGATTTAGGCCGGGGGCCGCTGCAGGTAGAGATTAAGTCTGATACTTTCAGCCTGCCTGGAAAGGATACCCGGGAGCTGGGAGCAGTGGCCTACCAGCTGGGCACCAAAAACCCGTTAAAGAAATTTTTATTAAAGATAATAGGTTATATACCCCAGTTTATAGTTTCCTACCCCCGTAACCTGGATTTTTTGGATACCTACCAGGGAATAATCTCCATTTCCCGTTACAGCCAGAAATGGATAGAGCAATGGTGGAAAAGACGGTCAGAGCTGCTTTTTCCCCCGGTGGAGGTAGAGCAGTTTAAACCAGGTAAAAAACAAAAAGCCATACTTAGCGTAGGCAGGTTCTTTCCCGAGCATCATAATAAGAAGCAGCTGGAGATGGTGGAAACTTTCAAACAGCTGTGTGACCAGCATAGCTTGGAAATGGAAGGTTATCAGTTGTATCTGGCAGGGGGCCTTTCCCCTAAAAAAGAACACCAGGATTATATGAGGGCCATAGAAGCCAGCGCCAAAGGCTATCCGGTCCATATTCTTCCTAATATTGGTTATGACCAGCTGCGCCAGCTGTTTGCCCAATCCACATTTTTCTGGCATGCTGCCGGGATGGGGGAAGATGAGGCCAGGCATCCGGAAAAATTTGAACATTTTGGTATAACCACGGTGGAAGCCATGGCCGCAGGCTGCGTGCCTATAGTTATAAATAAGGGAGGGCAAAGAGAAATCATCAGGGATAAAATAGACGGTTACCTGTTTGACAGCCTGGACCAGCTAAAGCAGATCACCCTGGATGCTGTACAGGGCAGGCTGGACCTAAAGCTGGTTGCAGATAGGGCCAGGGAGAGGGCCCAGATGTTTTCTAGCCAGAATTTTTCCCAAAAATTATTAAAAATAGTACAGGATTACCTCCGGCATGGATCTGAGCATAATAACCGTAAATTATAA